The following are encoded together in the Terriglobia bacterium genome:
- a CDS encoding insulinase family protein, giving the protein MLLRKSSVVVLLILVVAAAPSLAAPAPDAGKGLAASIDIPYQKFVLPNGLTLLVHEDHKAPIVAVNVWYHVGSKNEKPGRTGFAHLFEHLMFNGSENFNDDYFKVLERIGATDLNGTTNEDRTDYFQNVPTSALDTVLWMESDRMGHLVGAINQGRLDEQRGVVQNEKRQGDNEPYSLSEEAIDKACFPAGHPYSWTVIGSMEDLQAAKLEDVHEWFRSYYGAANAVLVVAGDIDAKTAKEKVERYFGDIPSGPPVSRPTAWIAKREGEQRQVAQDRVPQSRIYKVWNVPAIASADDDHLDLAGRVLASGKSSRLYKRLVYDDQIATNVRAFLDRREIAGLFEIVATARPGVELAKVEKAVDEELSRFLKEGPTPDELRRAKTERISGFVRGVERIGGFGGKSDVLAMSQVYEGNPEAYKTHLARSEAASTGDVRETAARWLSDGAYVLEIHPYPEFATSKSTVDRTKVPEPGTPPDASFPEMKKVTLSNGLKLIVAERHAIPVVGVSLILDAGYASDSFSVPGLASLAMGMLDEGTKTRDAIGISDELASLGAELGTGSDLDTSTVSLSALDANLDASLAIFGDVILNPSFPQADLDRLKKQQIARIQREKVQPTSMALRVFPRLLFGPDHAYGMPFTGSGFEKTVSAITRDELVKFHSTWFKPSHATLVVVGDTTLAEILPKLEALFKDWKPGDVPKKNLREVKQQPKQVIYLIDRPGSVQSMVIAGHVAPPKANPDEIAIDALNWVLGGSFISRINMNIREDKHWSYGASSFVVEASGQRPFVVFTSVQSDKTKETLAEIAKEVRGPIGARPLTAVELAQAQSGLTLALPGSWETARAVGGSIAELVRFGLPDDYFATYAKKVRALGVADEATAAAKLLHPDNMVWVVVGDRSKIEGPIRELGWGDLKLLDADGNPL; this is encoded by the coding sequence TCGTCGTCGCGGCCGCGCCCTCCCTCGCGGCGCCCGCCCCCGACGCCGGGAAGGGCCTGGCGGCCTCGATCGACATCCCGTACCAGAAGTTCGTCCTGCCGAACGGCCTGACCTTGCTCGTCCACGAGGACCACAAGGCGCCGATCGTGGCGGTGAACGTCTGGTACCACGTGGGGTCGAAGAACGAGAAGCCCGGCCGGACCGGCTTCGCGCACCTCTTCGAGCACCTGATGTTCAACGGGAGCGAGAACTTCAACGACGACTACTTCAAGGTGCTGGAGAGGATCGGCGCGACCGACCTCAACGGGACGACCAACGAGGACCGGACCGACTACTTCCAGAACGTCCCGACCTCCGCCCTCGACACCGTGCTCTGGATGGAATCGGACCGCATGGGACACCTCGTCGGCGCCATCAACCAGGGGCGGCTCGACGAGCAGCGGGGAGTCGTCCAGAACGAGAAGCGGCAGGGGGACAACGAGCCGTACAGCCTCAGCGAGGAGGCGATCGACAAGGCCTGCTTCCCCGCCGGCCACCCGTACTCCTGGACGGTCATCGGGTCGATGGAGGACCTCCAGGCGGCAAAGCTCGAGGACGTGCACGAGTGGTTCCGGTCGTACTACGGGGCGGCCAACGCGGTGCTCGTCGTCGCGGGGGACATCGACGCCAAGACGGCGAAGGAGAAGGTGGAGAGGTACTTCGGGGACATCCCGTCCGGTCCCCCGGTCTCGCGGCCCACGGCCTGGATCGCCAAGCGCGAAGGAGAGCAGCGGCAGGTCGCGCAGGACCGCGTGCCGCAGTCCCGGATCTACAAGGTCTGGAACGTGCCGGCGATCGCGTCGGCGGACGACGACCACCTCGACCTGGCGGGCCGGGTGCTCGCGTCGGGCAAGAGCTCCCGGCTCTACAAGCGCCTCGTGTACGACGACCAGATCGCGACCAACGTCCGGGCGTTCCTCGACCGGCGGGAGATAGCGGGATTGTTCGAGATCGTGGCCACCGCGAGGCCCGGCGTCGAACTCGCGAAGGTCGAGAAGGCGGTGGACGAGGAGCTCTCCCGCTTCCTGAAGGAAGGGCCGACCCCCGACGAGCTGCGGCGCGCGAAGACCGAGCGGATCTCGGGATTCGTGCGCGGGGTCGAGCGGATCGGCGGGTTCGGCGGAAAGTCCGACGTGCTCGCCATGAGCCAGGTCTACGAGGGGAACCCCGAAGCCTACAAGACCCATCTCGCGCGGAGCGAGGCGGCCTCGACGGGCGACGTGCGCGAGACCGCGGCGCGGTGGCTCTCGGACGGGGCCTACGTGCTCGAGATCCACCCGTACCCCGAGTTCGCGACGTCGAAGTCGACGGTGGACCGCACGAAGGTCCCGGAGCCGGGCACCCCGCCGGACGCGTCGTTCCCCGAGATGAAGAAGGTCACGCTGTCCAACGGGCTGAAGCTGATCGTGGCGGAGCGCCACGCGATCCCGGTGGTGGGCGTGAGCTTGATCCTGGATGCGGGGTACGCGTCCGACAGCTTCTCCGTCCCGGGGCTCGCGTCGCTCGCGATGGGGATGCTCGACGAGGGGACGAAGACCCGCGACGCCATCGGGATCAGCGACGAGCTGGCCTCCCTCGGCGCCGAGCTCGGCACCGGCTCCGACCTCGACACGTCGACCGTGTCCCTGTCGGCGCTCGACGCGAACCTCGACGCGTCCCTGGCGATCTTCGGTGACGTGATCCTGAACCCGTCGTTCCCCCAGGCCGACCTCGACCGGCTGAAGAAGCAGCAGATCGCCCGGATCCAACGGGAGAAGGTCCAGCCCACCAGCATGGCGCTCAGGGTGTTCCCCCGGCTGCTGTTCGGCCCGGACCACGCGTACGGCATGCCGTTCACCGGGTCCGGCTTCGAGAAGACGGTGAGCGCGATCACCCGGGACGAGCTGGTGAAGTTCCACTCCACCTGGTTCAAGCCGAGCCACGCGACCCTGGTGGTGGTCGGCGACACGACCCTGGCCGAGATCCTGCCGAAGCTCGAGGCGCTCTTCAAGGACTGGAAGCCCGGGGACGTACCGAAGAAGAACCTCAGGGAAGTCAAGCAGCAGCCCAAGCAGGTGATCTACCTGATCGACCGGCCGGGCTCCGTCCAGTCCATGGTCATCGCGGGCCACGTGGCCCCGCCCAAGGCGAACCCCGACGAGATCGCCATCGATGCGCTGAACTGGGTGCTGGGCGGCAGCTTCATCTCGCGGATCAACATGAACATCCGCGAGGACAAACACTGGAGCTACGGCGCGTCGAGCTTCGTGGTCGAGGCGTCCGGCCAGAGGCCGTTCGTGGTCTTCACCTCGGTGCAATCGGACAAGACGAAGGAGACCCTGGCGGAGATCGCGAAGGAAGTCAGGGGACCCATCGGCGCCCGCCCGCTGACCGCCGTGGAGCTCGCGCAGGCCCAGAGCGGCCTGACCCTCGCGCTCCCGGGCTCCTGGGAGACCGCCAGAGCCGTCGGCGGCTCCATCGCGGAGCTGGTGCGGTTCGGTCTCCCGGACGACTACTTCGCCACCTACGCGAAGAAAGTTCGCGCGCTCGGCGTCGCGGACGAGGCGACGGCGGCGGCCAAGCTCCTCCACCCCGACAACATGGTCTGGGTGGTGGTGGGCGATCGGTCGAAGATCGAGGGCCCGATCCGGGAGCTCGGCTGGGGCGATCTCAAGCTGCTCGACGCCGACGGCAACCCGCTCTGA
- a CDS encoding O-methyltransferase codes for MNLVHPSVNRYLGGLAPTDDPVLREMEALAAERDFPIIGPQVGRLLQVLTVATGARRVLELGSGFGYSATWFAKGVGPKGLVVLTEGSPERAREAESFLKRAGLLNRVRIEVGDALKIAARERGPFDLILNDIDKADYPKVAPLAARLLRRGGLLVSDNMLWHGEVMEKRPRAAAVRGILGLTGELYGSGEFFTALVPLRDGVTISVRS; via the coding sequence ATGAACCTCGTCCACCCCAGCGTGAACCGGTACCTCGGCGGCCTGGCTCCGACCGACGACCCGGTGCTGCGCGAGATGGAGGCGCTCGCCGCCGAGCGCGACTTCCCGATCATCGGCCCCCAGGTCGGCCGGCTCCTCCAGGTCTTGACGGTCGCCACGGGGGCGCGGCGCGTGCTCGAGCTGGGATCCGGGTTCGGCTACAGCGCGACCTGGTTCGCGAAGGGGGTGGGGCCGAAGGGGCTCGTCGTCCTCACCGAGGGGTCGCCCGAACGGGCGCGGGAGGCGGAGTCGTTCCTGAAGAGGGCCGGCCTCCTCAACCGCGTGCGGATCGAGGTCGGCGACGCCCTTAAGATCGCCGCGCGCGAGCGGGGGCCATTCGACCTGATCCTCAACGACATCGACAAGGCGGACTACCCGAAGGTCGCGCCGCTGGCCGCCAGGCTGCTGCGCCGCGGAGGTCTCCTCGTGTCGGACAACATGCTCTGGCACGGCGAGGTCATGGAGAAGCGGCCCCGCGCCGCCGCGGTGCGGGGCATTCTGGGGCTGACCGGGGAGCTGTACGGGTCCGGGGAGTTCTTCACGGCGCTCGTCCCGCTCCGGGACGGAGTGACGATCTCGGTGAGGTCGTGA
- a CDS encoding HDIG domain-containing protein, protein MSELPTRDEAMALLRQYTEGPGLLKHALSVEAALRAHARRLGQDEHAWGLVGLLHDFDYERWPDAENHPWRGSEILAERGYPEWFRRAVMSHASYTGIMRESDLEKALFACDELCGFLTACTLVTPAKSLHDLKVSSVRKRMKDKAFARAVNRDEIVEGASLVGMDLDAHVAFVLDAMRSVATDLGLAGSAPPAE, encoded by the coding sequence ATGAGCGAGCTGCCGACCAGGGACGAGGCGATGGCGCTGCTCCGGCAGTACACGGAGGGGCCGGGGCTCCTGAAGCACGCCCTCTCGGTGGAAGCGGCTCTCCGCGCGCACGCCAGGAGGCTCGGGCAGGACGAGCACGCCTGGGGGCTCGTAGGGCTCCTTCACGATTTCGACTACGAGCGGTGGCCCGACGCCGAGAACCACCCGTGGCGGGGGAGCGAGATCCTGGCGGAGCGCGGCTACCCCGAGTGGTTCCGGCGCGCGGTCATGTCCCACGCCTCGTACACCGGGATCATGCGGGAGAGCGACCTCGAGAAGGCCCTCTTCGCCTGCGACGAGCTGTGCGGCTTCCTGACGGCCTGCACCCTCGTGACGCCGGCGAAGTCCCTCCACGACCTGAAGGTCTCCTCGGTGAGGAAGCGGATGAAGGACAAGGCGTTCGCCCGCGCGGTGAACCGCGACGAGATCGTCGAGGGAGCCTCCCTCGTCGGGATGGACCTCGACGCGCACGTCGCCTTCGTCCTCGACGCGATGCGGTCCGTCGCGACCGACCTGGGCCTGGCCGGGAGCGCTCCGCCCGCGGAATAG
- a CDS encoding aminotransferase class V-fold PLP-dependent enzyme, which translates to MDERRIRDLFPETPGLVYLNAAAAGLLPNAVIEAVGAAIRRHAERGVLSVPEDFRAIAAARDALARLIGGRPEDIAFVLNTAEGIARIAAGLDWRPGDEVVLGDLEFPANVYPWAAQADRGVRIRLVASEGGRLEAERLIGAMGPRTRVLAVSQVQFSSGYRMDLETLGRAAAERGVLFCVDAIQGLGVLPLDVRALKIGALAGDGRKWLMAPSGTGYLYVAPEWVERIGARAIGAVSVRNGLDFMQFLRMPDGEGRIDFRPLLREGAGRYEAGYYNAPGLAGLAAALSTGEAIGLETILDRVTSLVARLADGLRARGLAVHGPRNAAERAGIVTFEVPGDAHVWLKQLEEDGFALALRDGRIRVSPHVYNTEDDIDGLLKRLSSLRG; encoded by the coding sequence ATGGACGAGCGCCGGATCCGAGACCTGTTTCCCGAGACCCCCGGGCTCGTCTACCTCAACGCCGCGGCGGCCGGGCTCCTGCCGAACGCCGTGATTGAGGCTGTCGGCGCTGCGATCCGCCGGCACGCGGAGCGCGGGGTCCTGTCCGTCCCGGAGGACTTCAGGGCGATCGCCGCGGCGCGCGACGCGCTCGCGCGGCTCATCGGGGGACGCCCCGAGGACATCGCCTTCGTCCTCAATACCGCGGAGGGGATCGCGCGGATCGCCGCGGGGCTCGATTGGCGGCCCGGGGACGAGGTGGTGCTCGGCGACCTCGAGTTCCCGGCCAACGTGTACCCGTGGGCGGCGCAGGCCGACCGCGGGGTTCGAATCCGCCTGGTCGCCTCGGAAGGCGGGCGCCTCGAAGCGGAGCGCTTGATCGGCGCGATGGGGCCTCGGACGCGCGTCCTCGCGGTGTCCCAGGTCCAGTTCTCGAGCGGCTACCGGATGGACCTCGAGACCCTTGGCCGGGCGGCGGCCGAGCGCGGCGTCCTCTTCTGCGTCGACGCGATCCAGGGGCTCGGCGTCCTTCCCCTGGACGTCCGCGCCCTCAAGATCGGGGCGCTTGCGGGGGACGGCAGGAAGTGGCTCATGGCGCCGAGCGGCACGGGATACCTCTACGTCGCGCCGGAGTGGGTGGAGCGGATCGGCGCACGCGCGATCGGGGCGGTGTCGGTCAGGAACGGCCTCGATTTCATGCAGTTCCTGAGGATGCCCGACGGGGAAGGCCGGATCGACTTCCGCCCGCTCCTCCGCGAAGGGGCGGGACGCTACGAGGCCGGGTACTACAACGCCCCGGGGCTCGCGGGGCTCGCCGCCGCGCTCTCGACCGGGGAGGCGATCGGGCTAGAGACGATCCTCGATCGGGTCACCTCGCTCGTGGCCCGGCTCGCCGACGGCCTTAGGGCGCGCGGTCTCGCGGTGCACGGTCCGCGGAACGCGGCGGAGCGCGCGGGGATCGTGACCTTCGAGGTCCCGGGTGACGCGCACGTGTGGCTGAAGCAGCTCGAGGAAGACGGGTTCGCCCTCGCCCTCAGGGACGGGCGGATCCGCGTCTCGCCTCACGTCTACAACACGGAGGACGACATCGACGGGCTGCTTAAGCGCCTCTCGTCGCTCCGGGGGTGA
- a CDS encoding NCS2 family permease yields MLEKLFHLTESGTTVRTEVLGGVTTFMTMAYIVFVNPSVLSQAGMDFGAVMTATCLSACAATWVMGLLANYPIAMAPAMGENFFFLTVVVGMGVPWQVVLAAVFISGIAFFLLTFLRVRELIIDAVPGSLKHAIAAGIGLFIAFIGLINAGIVERPSGGGILHLASLGRLPTLVACAGLLVTVVLMARRVRGAILLGIVAATLLAWATGLVRWQGLFAAPPSLAPTFFKFDLRAALDPRMIHVVVLFLFMAVFDAIGTLIGIGEQAGFLRDGKLPRATKALMADSSGTVLGSLLGTSTVTAYIESATGVEAGARTGLANMVTGALFLVALFTAPLVRMVGGGVPVQGGVVLQPLTAPALIVVGSLMARNLIRVDWKDITESFPAFLVLVGIPFTWSIADGIAFGFIAYPALKLLSGRPREASWLVYALGGLFVLRYALIR; encoded by the coding sequence ATGCTCGAGAAGCTCTTCCACCTTACGGAGAGCGGGACCACCGTGAGGACCGAGGTCCTCGGCGGCGTGACCACGTTCATGACCATGGCGTACATCGTGTTCGTCAACCCGTCGGTCCTCTCCCAGGCCGGGATGGACTTCGGCGCGGTGATGACCGCCACCTGCCTCTCGGCCTGCGCCGCGACCTGGGTGATGGGCCTCCTGGCGAACTACCCGATCGCGATGGCGCCCGCGATGGGGGAGAACTTCTTCTTCCTCACGGTCGTCGTGGGAATGGGCGTGCCGTGGCAGGTGGTGCTCGCCGCGGTGTTCATCTCCGGGATCGCGTTCTTCCTCCTCACCTTCCTGCGGGTCCGGGAGCTGATCATCGACGCGGTGCCGGGGAGCTTGAAGCACGCCATCGCCGCCGGCATCGGGCTGTTCATCGCGTTCATCGGCCTGATCAACGCGGGTATCGTCGAGAGGCCGTCAGGGGGCGGCATCCTTCACCTCGCGAGCCTCGGCCGCCTCCCGACCCTGGTGGCCTGCGCCGGCCTCCTCGTGACCGTGGTGCTGATGGCGAGGCGCGTGCGCGGCGCGATCCTGCTGGGGATCGTCGCGGCCACGCTCCTCGCCTGGGCGACCGGGCTCGTGAGGTGGCAGGGGCTGTTCGCGGCGCCCCCGTCGCTCGCGCCGACGTTCTTCAAGTTCGACCTCCGCGCGGCGCTCGATCCGCGGATGATCCACGTGGTGGTCCTGTTCCTGTTCATGGCGGTCTTCGACGCCATCGGGACCCTGATCGGCATCGGCGAGCAGGCCGGCTTCCTCCGCGACGGAAAGCTCCCGCGGGCGACGAAGGCGCTCATGGCCGACTCGTCGGGCACCGTGCTCGGGTCGCTCCTCGGCACCTCCACGGTGACTGCCTACATCGAGAGCGCGACCGGGGTCGAGGCGGGGGCGCGGACCGGTCTCGCGAACATGGTGACCGGCGCGCTGTTCCTCGTCGCGTTGTTCACGGCGCCGCTGGTGCGGATGGTGGGCGGAGGAGTTCCCGTGCAGGGAGGGGTGGTGCTTCAGCCCCTCACCGCGCCGGCCCTGATCGTGGTGGGCAGCCTGATGGCGCGGAACCTAATCAGGGTCGATTGGAAGGACATCACCGAGTCGTTCCCGGCGTTCCTCGTGCTGGTGGGGATCCCGTTCACCTGGTCAATCGCCGACGGCAT